A single genomic interval of Aegicerativicinus sediminis harbors:
- a CDS encoding LOG family protein has product MRKERRPKNWNEIKSNDSWAIFKIMGEFVNGYEKLSRIGPCVSIFGSARTKPDHKYYKLAEEIAERIVDHGYGIITGGGPGIMEAGNKGAHIAGGTSVGLNIELPFEQHDNPYIDTDKSLDFDYFFVRKVMFVKYSQGFVVMPGGFGTLDEFFEALTLIQTKKIERFPIILVGTEFWSGLLDWVKNVLLTANNNISETDLELVHIVDSADEVIQILDDFYKEFRLSPNF; this is encoded by the coding sequence ATGAGAAAAGAAAGAAGACCTAAGAACTGGAATGAAATAAAATCCAATGATTCTTGGGCAATTTTTAAGATAATGGGGGAATTCGTTAATGGCTATGAGAAATTAAGTCGAATTGGCCCCTGCGTATCAATTTTTGGTTCTGCCAGAACAAAACCCGATCATAAATATTACAAATTAGCAGAAGAGATTGCCGAGCGTATAGTTGATCATGGATATGGTATCATTACTGGAGGAGGACCAGGTATTATGGAAGCTGGCAATAAAGGTGCCCATATAGCAGGTGGAACTTCTGTTGGTCTCAACATAGAATTACCCTTTGAGCAACACGATAATCCTTACATAGATACTGACAAAAGCCTAGATTTTGATTATTTTTTCGTTAGAAAAGTAATGTTTGTAAAATATTCCCAAGGATTTGTGGTTATGCCTGGAGGGTTCGGTACTCTAGACGAGTTTTTTGAGGCTCTTACTTTAATACAAACAAAGAAAATTGAACGTTTTCCAATAATATTAGTCGGTACCGAATTTTGGAGCGGATTGTTAGATTGGGTTAAAAATGTGTTACTAACAGCCAACAATAATATAAGTGAAACCGATTTAGAATTGGTTCATATTGTTGATTCAGCTGATGAAGTAATTCAAATTTTGGATGATTTCTATAAAGAGTTTAGATTAAGTCCTAATTTTTAA
- a CDS encoding lmo0937 family membrane protein, with protein MKSILWLVAVVCIIAWLLGMLGVIPGLATGSLIHVLLVIAVIVILYNIISGRKPL; from the coding sequence ATGAAAAGTATTCTTTGGCTGGTAGCGGTGGTATGTATCATTGCATGGTTATTAGGTATGTTAGGAGTCATTCCAGGACTTGCAACAGGTAGCTTAATACATGTATTATTAGTCATTGCGGTAATTGTTATCCTTTATAACATAATTTCAGGTAGAAAACCGCTATAG
- the glmM gene encoding phosphoglucosamine mutase: MTLIKSISGIRGTIGGSVGENLTPIDAVKFAAAYGVWIKQQRNKENYRVVVGRDARISGEMIQNLVMQTLVGMGITVVDLGLSTTPTVEMAVPMEHADGGIILTASHNPKQWNALKLLNSKGEFLDAENGKIILDIVEKENIDFADVDSLGKIVKNQAFIDLHIDEIMDMKLVNKKAIENANFKIVVDGVNSTGGIAVPLLLDRLGVHTVKLYCDPTGHFPHNPEPLKEHLGDLSKAVKKEHADMGIVVDPDVDRLAFMDEMGEMFGEEYTLVACADYVLGKTPGNTVSNLSSTRALRDVTMKHGGEYFAAAVGEVNVVTMMKEVNAVIGGEGNGGIIFPELHYGRDALVGIALFLSLLAERKMRVSELKATYPQYFMSKQKIELQPSMNVDAILNGVAGKYSNEDVSTVDGVKIDFDDSWVHLRKSNTEPIIRIYTEAKSQDSATLLADRFVDELNSIAITA; the protein is encoded by the coding sequence ATGACATTAATTAAATCAATTTCTGGAATAAGAGGTACTATAGGTGGAAGTGTTGGTGAGAATTTAACCCCTATCGACGCGGTTAAGTTTGCAGCTGCTTATGGAGTGTGGATTAAACAACAACGTAATAAGGAAAATTACCGAGTTGTGGTAGGAAGGGATGCCCGTATTTCAGGTGAAATGATTCAGAATTTGGTGATGCAAACTTTGGTTGGCATGGGAATAACCGTAGTTGACCTTGGTTTATCAACAACTCCTACGGTTGAGATGGCAGTACCTATGGAACATGCTGATGGAGGAATTATTTTAACCGCTAGTCATAATCCAAAACAATGGAATGCTCTCAAACTTCTTAATTCTAAAGGTGAATTTCTCGATGCTGAAAACGGGAAGATTATTCTAGACATTGTTGAAAAGGAGAATATCGATTTTGCCGATGTTGATTCTCTTGGAAAAATTGTTAAGAATCAGGCCTTTATAGATTTGCATATAGATGAAATTATGGACATGAAATTGGTAAACAAAAAAGCAATTGAAAATGCCAATTTTAAAATAGTTGTAGACGGTGTAAATTCTACTGGTGGAATTGCAGTGCCACTTTTATTAGATCGACTGGGAGTTCATACTGTTAAGTTATACTGTGATCCAACAGGTCATTTTCCCCATAATCCTGAACCGTTAAAGGAGCATTTAGGAGATCTTTCAAAAGCAGTTAAAAAGGAACATGCAGATATGGGTATTGTGGTAGATCCGGATGTAGATAGGCTTGCGTTTATGGATGAGATGGGCGAGATGTTTGGTGAAGAATATACACTTGTTGCCTGTGCCGATTATGTTCTAGGTAAAACGCCGGGTAATACGGTAAGTAATCTAAGTTCGACCCGAGCTTTGAGAGATGTTACCATGAAGCATGGAGGGGAATACTTTGCTGCTGCAGTTGGAGAGGTAAATGTAGTTACGATGATGAAAGAGGTGAATGCAGTAATTGGTGGTGAAGGCAACGGAGGAATTATATTTCCAGAATTACATTACGGTCGTGATGCTTTGGTTGGAATAGCATTATTTTTAAGTTTACTCGCAGAACGAAAAATGAGGGTTAGTGAATTGAAAGCGACGTATCCCCAATATTTTATGAGTAAACAGAAAATTGAATTGCAACCTTCGATGAATGTAGATGCTATTTTGAATGGTGTTGCGGGTAAATATTCCAATGAGGATGTTTCAACTGTTGATGGAGTAAAAATTGATTTTGATGATTCTTGGGTACATTTACGAAAAAGCAATACCGAGCCAATCATAAGAATTTATACCGAAGCCAAATCACAGGATTCAGCAACTTTGTTGGCTGACAGATTTGTTGATGAATTAAATAGTATAGCAATTACTGCATAA
- a CDS encoding acyl carrier protein phosphodiesterase: MNFLAHIYLSGENEDTIIGNFMADGIKGRKYENYPIDVQIGILLHREIDTFTDSHPIVKQSTKRLHNNYSHYSGVIVDILYDHFLAKNWMNYSTVTLDVYIQNFYEILRRKFDLLPTRVKRFVPYMISDNWLLSYSHIEGIQKVLNGMNSRTQNRSQMNLATVELEQYYTEFEMEFTLFFNELIDFSSKKLNQLVKEKHGL, encoded by the coding sequence ATGAATTTTCTTGCCCATATTTACTTATCTGGTGAAAATGAAGATACCATTATCGGAAATTTTATGGCAGACGGTATTAAAGGAAGAAAATATGAAAACTATCCGATAGATGTTCAAATAGGAATTTTGTTACATCGAGAAATAGATACCTTCACAGATTCTCACCCGATAGTTAAACAGAGCACAAAACGTCTTCATAATAATTATAGCCATTATAGCGGTGTTATTGTAGACATATTATACGACCATTTTTTAGCGAAAAATTGGATGAATTATTCTACAGTTACATTGGATGTATACATTCAGAATTTTTATGAAATTCTTAGGCGTAAATTCGATTTGTTGCCAACGCGAGTAAAACGATTCGTGCCTTATATGATTAGTGATAATTGGCTTTTGAGTTATTCACATATTGAGGGAATACAAAAGGTTCTTAATGGCATGAATTCTAGAACCCAAAACCGATCTCAAATGAATCTTGCAACTGTAGAACTTGAACAATATTACACCGAATTTGAAATGGAATTCACTTTGTTTTTCAATGAATTGATTGACTTTTCTTCTAAAAAATTAAACCAACTTGTGAAAGAAAAACACGGTCTGTAA
- the uvrA gene encoding excinuclease ABC subunit UvrA, translating to MSRFEEFIEVKGARVHNLKNIDVEIPRDKLVVITGLSGSGKSSLAFDTIYAEGQRRYIETFSAYARQFLGNLERPDVDKIDGLSPVIAIEQKTTSKSPRSTVGTITEIYDFLRLLFARASDAYSMQTGEKMVAYSDEQIKSLIIESFNGKRINILSPVIRSRKGHYRELFEQIAKQGFVKVRTDGEIRDIVKGLKLDRYKTHDIEIVIDRIKVDHNPEIEKRLAESIQTAMYHGDGIMLVLDQDSGDTRYFSRNLMCPTSGISYPSPEPNSFSFNSPKGACPQCNGIGKVYKVNLDKIIPDKNLSIKNGALAPHGPQKNSWIFKQLEIIATRFNFLLTDAYKDIPEEAKQMIMYGGTDKFSVESKTLGVTRDYKIDFEGVANFIESQFENTDSKSIKRWAKDYMDKIDCDLCNGTRLRQESLHFKIQNKNIADLAMMDLSDLYDWFQTLTPKLSETQRKIAEEVIKEIVTRIEFLLDVGLNYLSLNRGSKSLSGGEAQRIRLATQIGSQLVGVLYILDEPSIGLHQRDNEKLINSLESLRNIGNSVIVVEHDKDMIERADYVIDIGPEAGKHGGEIISIGTPLELKQHQTLTADYLNGTKEIMVPKKRRKGNGNFLELKGATGHNLKNVSVKLPLGTMIGVTGVSGSGKSTLINETLYPILNAHFYNAVKKPLPYKSIKGLEHIDKVIDINQSPIGRTPRSNPATYTGVFSEIRSLFAKIPEAMIRGYKPGRFSFNVAGGRCETCKGGGLRVIEMNFLPDVYVECETCQGKRFNRETLEIRYKGKSIADVLDMTIDEGVDFFEHIPKIYKKLKTIQEVGLGYITLGQQSTTLSGGEAQRIKLATELSKRDTGNTFYILDEPTTGLHFEDINVLLKVLHKLVNKGNTVLIIEHNLDVIKTVDYIIDIGYEGGKGGGKVVAVGTPEEVAIDKKSYTAKFLKEELARTISEKA from the coding sequence ATGAGTCGATTTGAAGAATTTATTGAGGTTAAGGGTGCTCGCGTTCATAACCTGAAAAATATAGATGTTGAAATACCACGCGATAAATTGGTGGTCATTACCGGCCTATCTGGTAGCGGCAAATCTTCTTTAGCTTTTGATACCATTTATGCAGAAGGACAGCGACGATACATTGAAACATTTTCTGCATATGCCAGGCAATTCCTAGGCAATCTGGAACGTCCGGATGTAGACAAAATTGATGGTCTTTCACCGGTTATAGCTATAGAACAAAAAACTACTAGTAAATCCCCAAGGTCTACGGTAGGAACAATAACAGAAATTTATGACTTTCTTAGGCTATTGTTTGCTAGAGCAAGTGACGCCTATAGTATGCAGACAGGCGAAAAAATGGTCGCCTATAGTGATGAGCAGATTAAATCATTAATAATTGAATCTTTCAACGGGAAGCGAATCAATATATTATCGCCTGTAATTCGCTCCAGAAAGGGACATTACCGAGAATTGTTTGAACAAATTGCCAAGCAAGGTTTTGTGAAGGTTAGAACGGATGGAGAAATTAGAGATATTGTTAAGGGACTAAAATTAGATCGCTACAAGACCCATGATATTGAAATAGTAATCGACAGAATAAAAGTCGACCATAACCCAGAAATTGAAAAGCGACTTGCAGAATCCATCCAAACTGCCATGTATCATGGAGATGGTATAATGTTGGTTTTAGACCAAGACAGTGGGGACACCAGATACTTTAGTAGAAATTTAATGTGTCCTACCTCTGGGATTTCATATCCAAGCCCAGAACCAAATTCATTTTCATTTAATTCACCCAAAGGAGCTTGTCCGCAATGTAATGGTATCGGTAAGGTTTATAAGGTAAATCTTGATAAGATTATTCCTGATAAAAATTTATCCATTAAAAATGGTGCCTTAGCACCTCACGGTCCACAAAAGAACAGCTGGATTTTTAAACAGCTAGAGATTATTGCTACTCGATTTAATTTTTTATTAACCGATGCTTATAAGGACATTCCTGAGGAAGCCAAGCAAATGATAATGTATGGTGGTACCGATAAATTTTCTGTGGAAAGTAAAACACTTGGTGTTACTAGAGATTATAAAATAGATTTTGAAGGTGTAGCTAATTTCATTGAAAGTCAATTTGAAAATACCGATTCTAAATCCATCAAGCGATGGGCAAAGGATTATATGGATAAAATTGACTGTGATTTATGCAATGGAACACGTTTGCGTCAAGAATCACTCCACTTCAAAATTCAGAATAAAAACATCGCCGATTTGGCAATGATGGATTTGTCTGATCTTTATGATTGGTTCCAAACCTTGACCCCTAAGTTATCAGAAACTCAAAGGAAAATTGCAGAAGAAGTCATTAAGGAGATTGTTACAAGAATAGAATTCCTTTTAGATGTTGGTTTAAACTACCTGTCTTTAAATCGTGGGTCAAAATCTCTTTCCGGTGGTGAAGCCCAACGTATCCGCTTGGCAACACAAATAGGGTCTCAATTGGTTGGTGTACTATATATTTTAGACGAACCCAGTATTGGTCTACATCAAAGAGACAATGAAAAACTAATTAATTCACTAGAAAGTTTAAGAAATATTGGCAATTCTGTAATTGTAGTGGAACATGATAAGGATATGATTGAACGTGCTGATTATGTTATTGATATTGGTCCAGAAGCGGGAAAACATGGTGGAGAAATTATCAGTATAGGAACTCCCTTAGAATTAAAGCAGCATCAAACCCTTACAGCGGATTATCTAAATGGAACAAAAGAAATTATGGTTCCTAAAAAGAGAAGAAAAGGCAATGGGAACTTTCTTGAACTTAAAGGTGCAACAGGGCATAACCTAAAAAATGTTTCGGTAAAACTTCCTTTGGGTACCATGATTGGGGTTACAGGAGTATCTGGTAGTGGAAAATCTACTCTTATAAACGAAACCCTCTACCCTATTCTAAACGCACATTTTTATAACGCGGTTAAGAAGCCTTTACCATATAAGTCTATAAAAGGTCTTGAACATATAGATAAAGTGATTGATATAAATCAATCTCCAATCGGACGGACACCAAGATCTAATCCTGCCACTTACACTGGTGTTTTTAGTGAAATACGTTCTTTATTTGCTAAAATTCCAGAAGCGATGATAAGAGGATATAAGCCTGGAAGATTTAGCTTTAATGTCGCAGGTGGTCGATGCGAAACCTGTAAAGGTGGTGGTTTACGTGTAATTGAAATGAACTTTCTGCCAGATGTATATGTAGAATGTGAAACCTGCCAAGGCAAGAGATTTAATCGCGAGACCCTAGAAATTAGGTATAAAGGCAAATCTATAGCTGATGTCCTGGATATGACAATTGATGAAGGAGTAGACTTTTTTGAACATATTCCGAAAATTTATAAAAAACTCAAAACCATACAGGAAGTAGGTTTAGGGTACATTACTTTGGGTCAACAAAGCACCACCCTATCGGGAGGTGAGGCACAACGTATTAAATTGGCAACAGAGTTAAGTAAACGAGATACCGGGAACACGTTTTATATCTTAGATGAACCTACCACAGGATTACATTTTGAAGACATCAATGTGCTATTAAAAGTCCTTCACAAATTGGTTAATAAAGGCAATACCGTTTTAATTATTGAGCACAACCTCGATGTTATAAAAACCGTCGATTACATTATCGATATAGGGTATGAAGGTGGCAAAGGCGGTGGAAAGGTGGTTGCTGTAGGCACCCCTGAAGAAGTTGCGATTGACAAGAAATCTTACACAGCAAAATTTTTAAAAGAGGAATTAGCTCGCACAATTTCAGAAAAGGCTTAA
- a CDS encoding aminotransferase class V-fold PLP-dependent enzyme — MLKTKEPKLSLNSKLEAYFKPFRDNIIGYEQDFQSPYGQKKIIYTDWTASGRLYGPIEDKLKNEFGPFVANTHTETTVSGTAMTKAYHKARQIIKEHVNSNEDDVLIVAGNGMTGVINKFQRILGLKIPERLQKFTNIPEEAKPIVFITHMEHHSNQTSWLETIAKVEVIPPGEEGLFSLDNLKQLLEQYKEHPFKIASVVACSNVTGIKTPYHDIAGLMHDYGGLCFVDFACCAPYVDMDMHPKDPNQSLDAIFFSPHKFLGGPGTSGVLVFNKKLYQNVTPDCPGGGTVSWTNPWGEHQFIDDIEVREDGGTPGFLQTIRTALAIRLKEQMGTSQILEREHEINDYIFNRLSEIPNLNMLAGQHRDRLGVFSFYIDDLHYNLGVKLLNDRFGVQTRGGCSCAGTYGHYLLHVDYDTSHELTQEISIGELVRKPGWIRMSIHPTMTNEEIIYVCDSIEELAKNHENWAKEYSYDKVSNEFLCENPELDLNTKLEGWFSI, encoded by the coding sequence ATGTTAAAGACTAAAGAGCCCAAATTATCATTGAACTCAAAACTAGAAGCATATTTCAAGCCATTTAGGGATAACATTATTGGGTATGAACAAGATTTCCAATCTCCATATGGCCAAAAGAAAATAATCTATACAGATTGGACTGCCTCAGGAAGGTTATATGGCCCCATTGAGGATAAATTAAAGAATGAATTCGGTCCGTTTGTAGCCAATACACATACTGAAACAACGGTCTCTGGCACTGCAATGACAAAAGCTTACCATAAAGCTAGACAAATCATTAAAGAACATGTAAACAGTAATGAGGATGATGTCCTTATTGTCGCAGGAAATGGAATGACTGGCGTTATCAATAAATTCCAAAGAATTTTGGGCCTTAAAATACCTGAACGTCTTCAAAAATTCACAAACATACCTGAGGAAGCCAAACCAATTGTTTTCATTACTCATATGGAACATCATAGTAACCAAACAAGTTGGTTGGAAACTATTGCCAAAGTAGAGGTTATTCCTCCTGGAGAAGAAGGTTTGTTTAGTTTGGACAACCTTAAGCAGTTATTGGAACAATATAAAGAACATCCATTTAAAATTGCATCTGTGGTTGCTTGTAGTAATGTTACAGGTATAAAAACTCCGTACCACGATATTGCCGGATTAATGCACGATTACGGCGGATTATGCTTTGTGGATTTTGCCTGCTGCGCACCCTATGTTGATATGGATATGCACCCAAAAGACCCTAACCAATCGTTAGATGCAATTTTCTTTAGCCCACATAAATTTTTAGGTGGGCCCGGTACCTCTGGTGTATTAGTCTTTAATAAAAAGTTATATCAAAATGTTACTCCAGATTGTCCCGGTGGAGGTACTGTTAGCTGGACCAATCCTTGGGGAGAACATCAATTTATCGATGATATAGAAGTTAGGGAAGATGGTGGTACACCAGGTTTTCTTCAAACAATAAGAACAGCTCTAGCCATACGATTGAAAGAACAGATGGGCACATCTCAAATTTTAGAGCGTGAACATGAAATAAATGACTATATTTTTAACCGGTTATCCGAAATACCTAATCTTAATATGCTCGCTGGTCAACATCGGGATAGGTTAGGGGTATTCTCATTTTATATTGACGATTTACATTACAATTTAGGTGTAAAACTGCTAAACGATCGCTTTGGTGTTCAGACTAGAGGTGGTTGTAGTTGTGCAGGTACCTATGGACATTATTTGCTTCATGTTGATTATGACACTTCACATGAACTAACCCAAGAAATTTCAATTGGCGAATTGGTTAGGAAACCTGGTTGGATTAGAATGTCGATCCATCCCACAATGACCAATGAGGAAATAATTTATGTTTGCGATTCTATCGAAGAATTGGCAAAAAACCATGAAAATTGGGCTAAAGAGTATTCTTATGACAAAGTGAGTAATGAATTTCTGTGTGAAAATCCAGAATTAGATTTGAATACTAAATTAGAAGGCTGGTTCTCTATTTAG
- a CDS encoding metalloprotease, whose product MEVNAYFEVNTKTIKVEQQLQYKNEGNQPLQVIYLQDWNNSYSTKNTPLAKRFTEEFDSKFHFARKGERGYTNIEIITNASLESLNFEYLPDHPDIIKVFLAEIINPGEYYTLNLSYDLIIPNDEFTSFGFTEDSNFKLKYWYIVPAVFNGTWHYFSNKNIYDLYTPKADIVLKLEFPRNYIAISELNLVGTELTTRGQKMTFSGKDRINTDLYLQRQANFKFIQTDNFTVLTDISDKKVMPMQTALITDRITSFLTNNLGTYPHEQMLLTSIDYKHEPLYGLNQLPNFLSPFSDGFEFELKLLKTALKRYVENSLLFNPREDNWLSDGIQIFYMMKYMETYYPDLKLIGKWADFWGIKAFHAADLLFNEQFNLFFMQMARTNRDQPLTTAKDSLLKFNARIANKYKAGVGLRYLDDFVNSDVVEKSIRKLMDENRLELTKSEKFEEIIQESTEKDVNWFFGDYINSRKKIDYKIKSLETLEDSIAITIRNKRKSNMPISLFTLQNDNVIAKRWIEDVGKEKTITIPKENGDKFALNYDQTIPEFNLRDNWKSKKGFFFNHRPLQIRLFKDFEDPNYNQVFLMPMLEFRNIYDGITIGAKFYNKTILRKKFNYKFAPQFGTKSKILTGGGSVSFTHNIEDRDLYNITYGFGGSYRSYGRDAFVRVLTPSVSFLFRNEDDFRSNESKYLNFRYLSIDRHLGDNAQITLTEPNYSVFNLRYINSNKGLIKYKSWFSDLQFGPKFGKLSFNYEFRHLSQTNRLFSFRTFAGLFLYNKTNPESNYFSFALDRPTDYLFDYNYLGRSESSGIFSQQLIIAEGGFKSVLEESFANQWMTTVNLGYTIWNIIEAYGDVGFLKNKDSSARFVYDSGIRLNLVADYFEVYFPVYSNLGWEIAQPNYDQKIRFVFTVDPQALLGLFRRRWY is encoded by the coding sequence ATGGAGGTAAATGCCTATTTTGAAGTAAATACAAAAACTATAAAAGTAGAGCAACAATTACAGTACAAAAATGAGGGCAATCAGCCATTACAAGTTATTTATCTACAAGATTGGAACAATAGTTACTCCACAAAAAATACTCCATTAGCAAAGCGATTCACAGAAGAATTTGACAGCAAATTTCATTTTGCCAGAAAAGGAGAAAGAGGATATACAAATATTGAAATTATTACAAATGCAAGCTTAGAGAGTCTTAATTTTGAATACCTTCCTGACCATCCTGATATTATAAAAGTATTTCTTGCAGAAATAATTAATCCAGGAGAATATTACACCTTAAATCTTTCATACGACTTAATTATCCCAAACGATGAATTCACAAGCTTTGGTTTTACGGAGGATAGTAATTTCAAACTAAAATATTGGTATATAGTGCCTGCTGTTTTTAATGGTACTTGGCATTATTTCAGTAATAAAAATATATACGACCTCTACACACCAAAGGCAGACATCGTTCTAAAATTAGAATTCCCAAGAAATTATATTGCCATTTCAGAATTAAACTTGGTTGGTACAGAATTAACTACACGTGGACAAAAAATGACCTTCTCAGGTAAGGATCGAATAAACACAGACCTGTATTTACAGAGGCAAGCCAATTTCAAGTTTATACAAACAGATAATTTTACAGTTCTAACGGATATCTCAGACAAGAAGGTAATGCCAATGCAAACGGCTCTCATTACTGACCGTATTACTTCTTTTCTGACGAATAACCTGGGTACTTATCCTCATGAACAGATGCTTTTAACGAGCATTGATTATAAGCATGAACCTTTATATGGGTTAAACCAATTACCCAATTTTTTAAGTCCATTTTCAGATGGATTTGAGTTCGAATTAAAACTCCTCAAAACAGCCTTAAAACGATACGTTGAAAATTCGCTTCTTTTTAATCCTAGGGAAGATAATTGGCTTTCGGATGGAATTCAAATATTTTATATGATGAAATATATGGAAACCTATTATCCGGACTTAAAACTAATTGGGAAATGGGCAGATTTTTGGGGCATTAAGGCCTTTCATGCTGCAGATCTCTTGTTTAATGAGCAATTCAATCTGTTTTTTATGCAAATGGCAAGGACCAATCGCGATCAACCTTTAACTACGGCAAAGGATTCATTACTTAAATTCAATGCAAGAATTGCCAATAAATATAAGGCTGGAGTCGGACTTAGATACCTAGACGATTTTGTAAATTCAGATGTAGTAGAAAAGTCTATTCGCAAATTGATGGATGAAAATCGGTTAGAACTTACCAAATCAGAAAAGTTTGAGGAGATCATTCAAGAGAGCACAGAAAAGGATGTAAATTGGTTTTTTGGAGACTATATCAACTCCCGTAAAAAGATTGATTATAAGATAAAAAGTTTAGAGACACTAGAGGACTCAATTGCCATAACCATTCGCAATAAAAGGAAAAGCAATATGCCTATTTCCTTATTTACCCTTCAAAATGATAATGTCATTGCCAAAAGGTGGATAGAGGATGTCGGTAAGGAAAAGACTATAACTATACCAAAGGAAAATGGTGACAAGTTTGCCTTAAATTATGATCAGACAATACCAGAGTTCAATCTCAGGGACAATTGGAAATCCAAAAAAGGCTTCTTTTTTAACCACCGTCCTTTGCAAATCAGATTATTCAAGGATTTTGAAGATCCTAATTACAATCAAGTGTTTTTGATGCCAATGTTGGAATTTCGGAATATTTATGACGGAATTACTATTGGGGCAAAATTTTACAATAAAACAATACTAAGGAAAAAGTTTAATTATAAGTTCGCTCCGCAATTCGGCACAAAATCAAAAATACTTACAGGTGGAGGTTCGGTTTCGTTTACACATAATATCGAGGATAGAGACCTATATAATATAACCTATGGTTTTGGTGGTTCTTACCGATCCTATGGTAGAGATGCTTTCGTTAGAGTCCTAACACCAAGTGTTTCCTTTCTTTTCAGGAATGAAGATGATTTTCGGTCAAACGAATCTAAATATTTAAACTTCAGATACTTAAGTATCGATAGACATTTAGGCGATAACGCACAAATTACTCTAACTGAGCCAAATTATTCCGTATTCAATCTTCGGTACATAAATTCTAACAAGGGACTTATTAAGTATAAGAGTTGGTTTTCGGACCTGCAATTCGGACCAAAGTTTGGTAAGCTTTCATTTAATTACGAGTTCCGTCATTTATCCCAAACCAATAGGCTTTTCAGTTTTAGAACCTTTGCTGGATTATTCTTATATAATAAAACTAATCCAGAATCGAATTATTTCAGTTTTGCCCTGGATAGACCTACAGATTATCTATTCGATTATAATTATTTAGGTCGGTCTGAATCTTCTGGGATTTTTAGCCAGCAATTGATTATTGCGGAAGGAGGATTTAAATCTGTCTTGGAGGAAAGCTTTGCCAATCAATGGATGACAACCGTCAATTTAGGTTATACAATCTGGAACATTATTGAGGCCTATGGAGACGTAGGATTTTTGAAAAATAAAGATTCCAGCGCTAGATTTGTTTACGATTCGGGCATCAGATTAAATTTAGTTGCCGACTATTTTGAAGTTTACTTCCCGGTCTACTCCAATCTTGGTTGGGAAATTGCCCAACCAAATTACGACCAAAAAATACGATTCGTATTTACAGTTGATCCTCAAGCACTTTTAGGACTTTTCCGTCGCCGTTGGTATTAA
- a CDS encoding ATP-grasp domain-containing protein: protein MKQYDVIILTDSRYLKDSDNDTYKHNVYYEDFILREQLAQLGLRTKRLAWDDPYFNWGDTKSILFRSTWDYFDRFNEFSLWLEKVKRQTTLINSANIINWNLDKHYLSNLSVNGIHIPETKFIERKTSKSLRQLHEELGWSHTVLKPCVGGAARHTYEINQDNLKSHEAIFSKLINEESMLLQPFQNSIKTKGEVSFMVMNSRFTHAILKIAKEGDFRVQDDFGGSVHPYEANANEIKFAENAVGACPELPLYARVDVIEDNSGKLAVSELELVEPELWFRYHPEAATELASGIKFHLNL, encoded by the coding sequence ATGAAGCAATACGATGTAATTATCCTCACAGATTCGCGGTATTTAAAGGATTCTGATAACGATACCTACAAACATAATGTGTATTATGAGGATTTCATTCTAAGAGAACAATTAGCGCAATTAGGTTTAAGGACAAAACGGTTAGCTTGGGACGATCCTTATTTTAATTGGGGTGATACAAAATCAATTCTTTTTAGGTCTACTTGGGATTATTTTGATCGGTTTAATGAATTTTCACTTTGGCTAGAAAAAGTAAAAAGACAAACTACTCTCATTAATAGCGCCAATATCATCAATTGGAATTTAGACAAGCACTACCTTTCGAATTTAAGTGTTAACGGTATCCATATACCGGAAACTAAGTTCATTGAAAGGAAAACATCGAAAAGTCTACGACAATTACATGAAGAGTTGGGCTGGTCCCATACAGTGCTTAAACCCTGTGTTGGTGGTGCCGCACGACATACTTATGAAATAAACCAAGATAATTTAAAATCTCACGAAGCAATATTTTCAAAATTGATAAACGAAGAATCTATGTTGCTTCAGCCTTTTCAGAATTCCATTAAAACGAAAGGTGAAGTAAGTTTTATGGTAATGAATAGCCGTTTTACACATGCCATTTTAAAAATAGCAAAAGAAGGAGATTTTAGGGTTCAGGATGATTTTGGGGGTAGCGTTCACCCATACGAAGCAAATGCAAATGAAATAAAATTTGCAGAAAATGCAGTTGGTGCATGTCCAGAACTTCCTCTTTATGCCAGAGTTGACGTTATTGAAGATAATAGTGGAAAACTTGCCGTATCTGAATTGGAATTAGTGGAACCAGAATTATGGTTTAGGTATCACCCTGAAGCCGCAACAGAACTAGCTTCAGGGATAAAATTTCATCTAAATCTTTAG